Proteins found in one Crassostrea angulata isolate pt1a10 chromosome 3, ASM2561291v2, whole genome shotgun sequence genomic segment:
- the LOC128175091 gene encoding glutamate receptor ionotropic, kainate 3-like: MERFVYWVLLVYTILQLSEATPLTVSSVLTSPFLMEVKNDEFGDNKTYRGYIIDLLDEVKKKANFEYRIEISPDGTFGRELTPGNWSGTINEVIQKRAAFAAGPITITSKRAKSVDFSTPFLTTPFGIVLQKPENIEETVEHRLLRIWAPLKPSVWMMIFISFLVTSIILYVVSYFNPYEWRRMSHDREATLREGESFTCMNSFWFAISALMWQGYVRAPRSIGGRIIVMFWWLFAIISISCYIANLSNLLKLESNTKSIEKIVAVKNFNDFVNSDIPYIITKGGAMEEFISKSEARIARQLRSKGYGTVNSIKEGLEKVNDEPTQALAFIGESMMIKYYLRSYSCKLYVVEDPSFYRQYALVLPKDSTIERRLNAAISSLDEVGILNDMYERWFSASCRGISFDLSRPELYEVPKFFVLDVGHFSGAMLALAIGLVFGGLVTLIEYIIYKYAEEPEKEKSKAKRKARLGVQQEAEIEGASDSANRLLSGNKSTTTV; encoded by the exons ATGGAGAGATTTGTGTATTGGGTTTTGTTAGTTTACACCATTCTTCAATTGAGTGAG GCAACTCCATTAACTGTTTCGTCGGTTCTG ACTTCGCCATTCCTTATGGAGGTAAAAAATGACGAATTTGGTGATAACAAAACATATCGCGGCTATATTATCGACCTGTTAGATGAAGTAAAGAAAAAAGCGAACTTTGAGTACAGAATTGAAATCTCGCCCGATGGGACATTTGGACGAGAGTTGACGCCGGGGAACTGGAGCGGAACAATCAATGAGGTCATTCAAAAG AGGGCTGCCTTTGCCGCAGGTCCAATAACCATCACTTCTAAACGGGCAAAGAGCGTCGACTTTTCCACTCCGTTTCTTACAACACCATTTGGAATAGTATTGCAGAAACCGGAGAACATCGAGGAAACAGTGGAGCACCGCCTGTTGAGGATCTGGGCCCCGCTCAAACCCAGCGTGTGGATGATGATCTTCATCTCGTTTCTCGTGACCAGCATCATACTGTACGTGGTGTCTTATTTTAACCCCTATGAATGGCGGAGAATGTCGCACGACAGGGAAGCAACTCTTCGTGAAGGGGAGTCCTTCACCTGTATGAACAGCTTCTGGTTCGCCATAAGCGCTCTGATGTGGCAAG GTTACGTTCGGGCTCCTCGCTCCATCGGTGGCAGAATCATTGTCATGTTTTGGTGGCTTTTTGCCATCATTTCGATCTCTTGTTACATCGCAAACCTATCAAATTTACTCAAGCTTGAGAGCAACACCAAAAGCATCGAAAAGATTGTAGCAGTTAAGAATTTCAACGATTTCGTGAACAGTGACATTCCATATATCATTACCAAAGGAGGAGCAATGGAAGAGTTTATTTCCAAATCAGAGGCCAGGATAGCCCGGCAGCTAAGGTCCAAAGGGTACGGCACCGTTAATTCCATAAAGGAAGGCTTGGAAAAAGTCAACGACGAGCCGACGCAGGCTCTAGCGTTTATAGGGGAATCCATGATGATCAAGTACTATTTGCGAAGCTATTCCTGCAAGCTTTATGTAGTTGAGGATCCGTCTTTTTATAGACAATATGCCTTAGTTTTACCAAAAGACTCGACGATCGAACGGAGACTGAATGCAGCAATATCGTCGCTGGATGAAGTAGGAATTCTAAATGACATGTATGAAAGGTGGTTTTCCGCGTCCTGTCGAGGAATTTCATTTGACTTGAGTCGCCCCGAGCTTTACGAAGTTCCAAAATTCTTTGTGCTCGATGTCGGCCATTTTTCTGGAGCCATGTTGGCTTTAGCCATTGGATTGGTGTTTGGGGGTTTGGTTACGTTAATAGAATACATCATCTACAAATATGCCGAAGAG ccGGAAAAGGAAAAATCGAAGGCCAAAAGGAAGGCAAGGTTGGGAGTTCAACAGGAAGCGGAAATAGAGGGTGCGTCCGATTCCGCCAACAGGCTGTTGTCCGGAAACAAATCAACAACGACGGTGTGA
- the LOC128175092 gene encoding HHIP-like protein 1, producing the protein MISRNLCPVLLSLVTFAVTLTTSSLVLGPNATQPCVCLQLKLTTKKALAMLEEHGGAGRFFLMEQRGVVYSFSSELSGQKLFVNMTSLVEYDADVADERGLLSIALHPRFSENGKFYTYSIRKFNNVQYAYVTELQEVFGRVDVSREKLIMVIQQHNVTRNGGQLLFGNDGYLYIFVGDGGLRSTAQNMSSLLGKVLRIDTDHAEVADNLIRYYSIPSDNPDVSGLREIYAWGFRNPWRCSLDIGSTRGDIYCGDLGEGAQDEINFIQKGRNYGWDIKEGAICNDHPCNITGLEGDPIFTYNHSKGPAAVIGGYVYRGPSIQNLTGRYLFADMFSKNFLLTLKNSSGGQWEENHLYYCDPGVCPCHARESVGEDYLVSFSQDRKGEVYLLTTKSFTGRSTDDRLLKLVSPNHDFTVCEASSHFSLWTTISSVVISLAVQAFSKNYFHIL; encoded by the exons ATGATTTCAAGGAATCTGTGTCCTGTGTTGTTGTCTTTGGTTACCTTCGCTGTGACCCTGACCACGAGCTCGCTGGTTCTAGGACCGAATGCCACACAGCCCTGTGTGTGCTTACAACTAAAACTAACGACAAAGAAAGCACTGGCGATGCTGGAGGAACACGGAGGCGCTGGAAGATTCTTTTTAATGGAACAACGGGGTGTTGTTTATTCCTTTTCCTCTGAGCTGAGCGGTCAGAAACTTTTTGTGAATATGACGTCATTGGTTGAATATGACGCCGACGTCGCCGATGAGCGCGGGCTTCTGAGTATAGCCCTACACCCAAGATTTTCAGAGAACGGTAAATTTTACACGTACTCTATCCGGAAGTTCAACAACGTGCAGTATGCTTACGTGACAGAACTACAAGAGGTATTCGGACGAGTTGATGTCTCTCGAGAGAAATTGATAATGGTGATTCAACAACATAACGTTACAAGAAACGGAGGACAG CTACTGTTTGGCAATGATGGATACCTCTATATTTTTGTCGGCGATGGAGGTCTCCGCTCAACTGCCCAGAACAT GTCTTCGCTTCTGGGAAAAGTTCTCCGAATAGATACAGATCATGCTGAAGTCGCGGACAATTTGATTCGTTACTATTCTATACCTTCCGATAACCCGGATGTTAGTGGTCTCCGGGAAATCTATGCTTGGGGTTTCCGGAACCCTTGGAGGTGCAGTCTGGATATTG GAAGTACCAGAGGCGACATCTATTGTGGCGACTTGGGAGAAGGAGCACAGGACGAGATAAATTTCATCCAAAAGGGACGTAACTACGGATGGGACATCAAAGAGGGCGCAATATGTAACGACCACCCCTGTAACATCACAG GCCTCGAGGGTGATCCCATATTTACATATAACCACAGTAAGGGCCCTGCGGCCGTGATAGGAGGCTACGTGTACAGGGGACCGTCCATCCAAAACCTCACCGGGAGATACCTGTTTGCAGATATGTTTTCTAA AAACTTCCTCCTAACATTGAAAAACAGCAGTGGGGGTCAGTGGGAGGAGAACCACCTGTATTATTGTGACCCGGGGGTGTGTCCGTGCCACGCCCGAGAGTCCGTGGGGGAGGACTACCTCGTGTCCTTCTCTCAGGACAGGAAAG GAGAAGTTTACTTGCTGACCACAAAGTCTTTCACTGGTCGATCGACAGATGACAGACTTCTAAAGCTTGTCTCCCCAAA CCATGACTTCACAGTTTGTGAAGCGTCATCACATTTCAGTCTGTGGACAACGATAAGCAGTGTTGTTATATCGCTGGCAGTCCAGGCTTTTTCAAAGAACTACTTTCATATTCTATGA